One region of Roseovarius faecimaris genomic DNA includes:
- a CDS encoding LysR family transcriptional regulator, with amino-acid sequence MHIEFRHLKTIRAIHQAGGLARAADLLNITQSALSHQIKGLEDQAGVELFVRRSKPLKLSAAGQRLLRLAEKVLPEIEALESEFAGLREGSSGRMHIAIECHACFEWLFPVLERFRKTWADVDVDIRPGLAFDALPALQKEEVDLVVSSDPEDLPGIIFKPLFDYEPVFVASSAHPLAQKAWVEAEDFREETLITYPVDRSRLDVFTELLTPAKVEPRAIRQVELTAVILLLVASNRGVAVLPDWVVREVRTSSDYVTRKVTQAGLTKRLYAAIREEDADKPYMAQLIRLARDIPVRLQRDI; translated from the coding sequence ATGCATATCGAGTTCCGGCATCTCAAGACGATCCGGGCAATTCACCAGGCGGGCGGGCTGGCGCGGGCCGCCGATCTGCTGAACATCACGCAATCCGCGCTAAGCCATCAGATCAAGGGCCTGGAAGATCAGGCCGGGGTTGAGCTTTTCGTACGCCGCTCCAAGCCGCTCAAGCTGTCGGCGGCGGGCCAGCGTCTGTTGCGGCTTGCCGAAAAGGTCCTGCCCGAGATCGAGGCGCTGGAGAGCGAGTTTGCCGGGCTGCGCGAAGGCTCCTCGGGGCGGATGCATATCGCCATCGAATGCCACGCCTGTTTCGAATGGCTTTTCCCGGTGCTGGAGCGGTTTCGCAAGACCTGGGCCGATGTGGATGTGGATATCCGCCCCGGCCTTGCCTTTGACGCGCTTCCCGCCCTGCAAAAGGAGGAGGTCGATCTTGTCGTCTCTTCCGACCCCGAGGACCTGCCCGGCATCATCTTCAAGCCGCTTTTTGATTACGAGCCGGTTTTCGTGGCCTCCAGTGCGCATCCCCTGGCTCAGAAGGCGTGGGTCGAGGCCGAGGATTTCCGCGAAGAGACGCTGATCACCTACCCGGTGGACCGGTCGCGGCTCGATGTCTTCACCGAGCTTTTAACGCCCGCCAAGGTCGAGCCGCGCGCGATCCGGCAAGTGGAATTGACGGCGGTGATCCTGCTGCTTGTGGCGTCCAATCGCGGCGTCGCGGTGCTGCCTGACTGGGTGGTGCGCGAGGTGAGAACAAGTTCGGATTACGTCACAAGGAAAGTCACGCAAGCCGGTTTGACCAAACGGCTTTACGCGGCCATCCGCGAAGAAGATGCCGACAAGCCCTATATGGCGCAGCTCATCAGGCTGGCGCGTGATATTCCGGTCCGCCTGCAGCGTGACATCTGA
- the metF gene encoding methylenetetrahydrofolate reductase [NAD(P)H], which translates to MKTPRVSFEFFPPKSLEASFRLWDTVHALAPLEPRFVSVTYGAGGTTRELTRDAVGTLHASTELNVAAHLTCVEASREETLAVADSFARAGVSEIVALRGDPPKGSDRFEPHADGFANSCELIEALADTGKFTIRVGAYPEKHPEATSRKADIDWLKRKIDAGAAEAITQFFFDPETFFRFRDDCAKAGIDAPIIPGILPIEDWSGVRRFATACGTSIPAWLDEAFDKAVRDGRHDLLAIAVATELCSDLIEGGVEDLHFYTLNKPDLTREICHALGVTPRVQLQNVA; encoded by the coding sequence ATGAAAACTCCCCGCGTCTCCTTCGAGTTTTTCCCTCCAAAATCGCTCGAAGCGTCGTTCCGCCTGTGGGACACGGTACACGCCCTCGCCCCGCTTGAGCCGCGTTTCGTTTCGGTGACCTATGGCGCGGGCGGGACCACGCGCGAGCTGACCCGCGACGCGGTGGGCACGCTGCATGCCTCCACCGAGCTGAACGTGGCCGCGCATCTGACCTGTGTCGAGGCCAGCCGCGAAGAGACGCTTGCCGTGGCCGACAGCTTTGCCCGGGCGGGTGTGAGCGAGATTGTGGCGCTCAGGGGCGATCCGCCCAAGGGCAGCGACCGGTTCGAGCCGCATGCCGACGGGTTTGCCAACAGTTGCGAGCTGATCGAAGCGCTGGCGGACACGGGCAAATTCACCATCCGTGTCGGCGCCTACCCGGAGAAACATCCCGAGGCCACAAGCCGCAAGGCCGATATCGACTGGCTCAAGCGCAAGATCGACGCGGGCGCGGCCGAGGCGATCACCCAGTTCTTCTTTGACCCTGAAACCTTTTTCCGGTTCCGCGACGATTGCGCCAAGGCAGGCATCGATGCGCCGATCATTCCCGGTATCCTGCCGATTGAGGACTGGAGCGGTGTACGCCGCTTTGCAACCGCCTGCGGGACGAGCATCCCGGCCTGGCTGGACGAGGCGTTCGACAAGGCGGTGCGCGACGGTCGGCATGACCTTCTGGCCATAGCCGTCGCGACGGAGCTCTGCAGCGACCTGATCGAAGGCGGCGTGGAGGACCTGCATTTCTACACGCTGAACAAGCCCGACCTGACCCGCGAGATTTGCCACGCTCTGGGTGTGACGCCGCGCGTTCAATTGCAGAACGTGGCCTGA
- a CDS encoding Mrp/NBP35 family ATP-binding protein: MSITRSEILAQLERLELPDGGNLVSRDMVRALTIEGDQVRFVIEAPNADMARQMEPLRAASERAVLALPGVGAASVVLTAHGPAAAAKPPPNLKIGGHPKPTEGPVRPDGVRSILAIASGKGGVGKSTVSSNLAVALARQGRRVGLLDADIYGPSQPRMMGVNKRPASPDGKIIEPLHAHGVTLMSIGLMLDPDKAVVWRGPMLMGALQQMISQVRWGELDVLIVDLPPGTGDVQLTLCQKSAPTGAIVVSTPQDVALLDARKAMDMFRTLKTPVLGLIENMSTFHCPNCGHEAQIFGHGGVKAEAEKLGLPFLGALPIDLDTRLAGDGGTPIAAGDGPIAQAYAQLADRLVQGGIA, encoded by the coding sequence ATGAGCATCACCCGCTCCGAAATTCTTGCACAATTGGAGCGGCTGGAGCTGCCGGATGGCGGCAATCTGGTGTCGCGCGACATGGTGCGTGCCCTGACCATCGAAGGAGATCAGGTGCGCTTTGTCATCGAGGCGCCGAATGCCGACATGGCACGGCAAATGGAGCCCCTGCGCGCGGCGTCCGAGCGGGCGGTTCTTGCTCTGCCGGGGGTGGGGGCGGCGTCGGTGGTCCTGACCGCTCATGGCCCGGCTGCCGCCGCCAAACCGCCGCCCAACCTCAAGATCGGCGGGCATCCGAAACCGACGGAGGGCCCGGTGCGGCCCGATGGCGTGCGCTCGATCCTGGCGATTGCGTCCGGGAAGGGCGGGGTGGGTAAATCCACCGTGTCCTCAAATCTGGCTGTGGCGCTGGCCCGGCAGGGCCGCCGTGTCGGGCTTCTGGATGCGGATATCTATGGGCCTTCGCAGCCACGCATGATGGGGGTCAACAAGCGCCCGGCCAGCCCTGACGGCAAGATCATTGAACCTTTGCACGCGCATGGCGTGACGCTGATGTCCATCGGCCTCATGCTTGACCCGGACAAGGCCGTGGTCTGGCGCGGGCCGATGCTGATGGGGGCGCTGCAACAGATGATCTCTCAGGTGCGCTGGGGTGAGCTTGACGTGCTGATCGTCGACCTGCCGCCCGGCACGGGCGATGTGCAGCTCACGCTCTGCCAGAAATCCGCGCCGACCGGGGCCATCGTTGTCTCAACCCCGCAGGACGTTGCCCTGCTCGATGCGCGCAAGGCGATGGACATGTTCCGCACACTCAAAACGCCGGTTCTGGGGCTGATCGAGAATATGTCGACCTTCCATTGCCCCAATTGCGGGCATGAGGCGCAGATCTTCGGTCATGGCGGGGTGAAGGCAGAGGCGGAGAAACTTGGCCTGCCTTTCCTCGGCGCACTGCCTATCGACCTCGACACGCGCCTCGCAGGGGATGGCGGTACGCCGATTGCCGCAGGCGACGGGCCAATCGCGCAGGCCTATGCGCAACTGGCCGATCGTTTGGTGCAAGGTGGGATCGCCTGA
- a CDS encoding DUF1127 domain-containing protein → MTFVAQHNTGFACLKLDIAAAIYAVMQRYDDYRAYRETLNQLRDLDDRQLADLGISRSEIAATAHKAAFGV, encoded by the coding sequence ATGACGTTTGTCGCCCAACACAACACCGGCTTTGCATGCCTGAAGCTGGATATCGCCGCCGCGATCTATGCGGTGATGCAGCGTTATGACGATTATCGCGCCTACCGCGAAACCCTGAACCAGCTGCGCGACCTCGACGACCGCCAGCTCGCGGATCTGGGTATCAGCCGCAGCGAGATTGCCGCCACGGCCCACAAGGCCGCGTTCGGCGTGTAA
- a CDS encoding sugar O-acetyltransferase, with amino-acid sequence MTEKEKMLAGEWYRCQDPELEAMQARARAAVHAHNHMAPDRRGGIAPDLRALMAQVGREVYIEAPFHCAYGVHISLGDHVYMNAGCTILDTAPVTIGAQSMLGPGVQLYCPQHHKDRVKRSAGLEQARPITIGREVWIGGGAIILSGVRIGDGAIVGAGAVVTRDVPAEATVVGNPARLLHG; translated from the coding sequence ATGACCGAAAAGGAAAAGATGCTGGCCGGGGAGTGGTATCGCTGTCAGGACCCGGAACTGGAGGCGATGCAGGCCCGTGCCCGCGCGGCGGTGCATGCGCATAATCACATGGCCCCCGACCGGCGCGGCGGCATTGCCCCTGATCTGCGCGCGTTGATGGCGCAGGTCGGGCGTGAGGTCTATATCGAAGCCCCGTTTCATTGTGCCTATGGTGTGCATATCTCGCTGGGCGATCATGTCTACATGAACGCAGGCTGCACCATTCTGGACACAGCGCCCGTGACCATCGGCGCGCAGAGCATGCTTGGCCCCGGTGTGCAGCTCTATTGCCCGCAGCATCACAAGGACCGCGTCAAGCGCAGTGCCGGGCTGGAACAGGCGCGGCCCATCACCATCGGCCGCGAGGTGTGGATCGGCGGCGGGGCGATCATCCTGTCGGGCGTGCGCATCGGCGACGGTGCCATTGTCGGCGCCGGGGCCGTCGTCACCCGAGATGTGCCTGCCGAGGCGACAGTGGTGGGCAACCCGGCGCGCCTCCTGCACGGCTGA
- a CDS encoding ATP-dependent helicase, with protein sequence MSSFDDSDAFEGASLAARAMAARPAPYLDSLNPAQREAVERLDGPVLMLAGAGTGKTKALTTRIVHLLNTGRAAPNEILAVTFTNKAAREMKHRVGSMMGQAIEGMPWLGTFHSICVKLLRRHAELAGLKSNFTILDTDDQLRLLKQLVQAAGIDDKRWPARALAAVIDNWKNRAWTPEQVPASEASAYNDKGIALYAQYQTRLKELNAVDFGDLLLHMVTIFQAHEDVLAQYQRWFCYILVDEYQDTNVAQYLWLRLLAGGHKNICCVGDDDQSIYGWRGAEVGNILRFEKDFPGAHVVRLEQNYRSTAHILAAASGVIAGNKGRLGKELWTDAEGGEKVRLIGHWDGEEEARWIGEEIEAMQRGTRGMDPLSLDDMAILVRASHQMRAFEDRFLTIGLPYRVIGGPRFYERMEIRDAMAYFRLVVSPSDDLAFERIVNTPKRGLGDVAQQKIQRAARANGVPLVEGAAILLEEKGLGGKGAAELARLLTCLSRWGRMVGDKSLSHVELAEIILDESGYTEMWQNDKTPEAPGRLENLKELVKALEQFENLQGFLEHVSLIMDNESEDVAEKVSIMTLHAAKGLEFPAVFLPGWEDGLFPSQRSMDESGLKGVEEERRLAYVGITRAEQLCTISFAGNRMVYGQWQSQMPSRFIDELPEDHVEVLTPPGLYGGGYGAAGMQSSIEEKAARADVYNSPGWKRMQARAGQRPVSQPSEAKNVVIDMAATSAHIVGERVFHQKFGYGLIIAIEGDKLEIDFEKAGTKKIVARFVTGADDIPF encoded by the coding sequence ATGAGCAGTTTTGACGATTCCGACGCCTTTGAAGGCGCCTCCCTGGCCGCGCGCGCGATGGCGGCGCGCCCGGCCCCGTATCTCGACAGCCTGAACCCCGCGCAGCGCGAGGCGGTGGAGCGGCTCGATGGTCCGGTGCTGATGCTGGCCGGGGCAGGGACGGGCAAGACCAAGGCGCTGACCACCCGCATTGTGCACCTGCTGAACACCGGGCGTGCGGCCCCGAACGAGATCCTCGCCGTGACCTTCACCAACAAGGCCGCGCGCGAGATGAAGCACCGCGTGGGCTCAATGATGGGACAGGCGATCGAGGGCATGCCGTGGCTGGGCACGTTTCACTCGATCTGCGTGAAGCTCTTGCGGCGGCATGCCGAGCTGGCCGGGCTGAAATCGAACTTTACCATTCTGGATACGGATGATCAGCTGCGCCTGCTGAAACAACTGGTGCAGGCCGCGGGCATCGACGACAAACGCTGGCCCGCCCGTGCCCTGGCGGCGGTGATCGACAACTGGAAGAACCGCGCCTGGACGCCCGAACAGGTGCCCGCGTCAGAGGCCAGCGCGTATAATGACAAGGGCATCGCGCTTTATGCGCAGTACCAGACCCGCCTGAAAGAGCTGAACGCCGTCGATTTTGGCGATCTGCTTTTGCATATGGTGACGATCTTTCAGGCGCATGAGGATGTGCTGGCGCAATATCAGCGCTGGTTCTGCTATATCCTCGTGGACGAGTATCAGGACACGAACGTGGCGCAATATCTGTGGCTGCGGCTGCTGGCGGGCGGGCACAAGAATATCTGCTGCGTGGGAGATGACGATCAGTCGATCTATGGCTGGCGCGGCGCGGAGGTGGGCAATATCCTGCGGTTTGAAAAGGATTTTCCCGGCGCTCACGTGGTCCGGCTGGAGCAGAATTACCGCTCTACCGCGCATATCCTGGCCGCCGCCTCGGGTGTGATCGCGGGCAATAAGGGTCGGCTGGGCAAGGAGCTTTGGACCGATGCGGAAGGTGGCGAGAAGGTCCGTCTGATTGGCCATTGGGACGGTGAGGAAGAGGCGCGCTGGATCGGCGAGGAGATCGAGGCGATGCAGCGCGGCACGCGGGGGATGGATCCGCTGAGCCTTGACGATATGGCCATACTTGTGCGCGCCTCGCACCAGATGCGCGCCTTCGAGGACCGGTTTCTGACCATCGGCCTGCCTTACCGTGTGATCGGCGGCCCGCGCTTTTACGAGCGGATGGAGATCCGCGATGCGATGGCCTATTTCCGGCTGGTGGTCAGCCCGTCCGATGACCTCGCCTTTGAGCGGATTGTGAACACCCCCAAGCGCGGCCTGGGCGATGTCGCTCAGCAAAAGATCCAGCGGGCCGCGCGCGCGAATGGCGTGCCTTTGGTCGAGGGTGCCGCGATCCTGCTGGAGGAAAAGGGGCTCGGCGGCAAGGGCGCGGCGGAGCTCGCCAGGCTCTTGACGTGCCTGTCTCGCTGGGGGCGGATGGTCGGCGACAAGAGCCTCAGCCATGTGGAACTGGCCGAGATCATCCTTGACGAAAGCGGCTACACCGAGATGTGGCAGAACGACAAGACACCCGAAGCGCCGGGGCGTCTGGAAAACCTCAAGGAGCTTGTCAAAGCGTTGGAGCAGTTCGAGAATCTGCAAGGGTTTCTGGAACATGTCAGCCTGATCATGGACAATGAAAGCGAGGACGTGGCCGAGAAGGTTTCGATCATGACCCTGCATGCCGCCAAGGGTCTGGAATTTCCGGCCGTGTTCCTGCCGGGATGGGAGGACGGGCTTTTTCCCTCACAGCGGTCGATGGACGAAAGCGGGCTGAAGGGTGTGGAGGAGGAGCGGCGGCTGGCCTATGTGGGCATCACCCGGGCCGAACAGCTCTGCACCATTTCCTTTGCGGGCAACCGGATGGTCTATGGCCAGTGGCAAAGCCAGATGCCGTCGCGTTTCATTGACGAGTTGCCCGAGGATCATGTCGAGGTGCTGACCCCGCCGGGGCTCTATGGCGGTGGATACGGGGCGGCGGGCATGCAAAGCAGCATCGAAGAGAAAGCCGCGCGCGCCGATGTATACAACTCTCCGGGGTGGAAACGGATGCAGGCCCGCGCCGGGCAACGCCCGGTCAGCCAGCCGTCGGAGGCCAAGAACGTGGTGATCGACATGGCCGCCACCTCGGCGCATATCGTGGGGGAGCGGGTGTTTCATCAGAAATTCGGATACGGGCTGATCATCGCCATCGAGGGCGACAAGCTGGAGATCGACTTCGAGAAAGCGGGCACCAAGAAGATTGTCGCGCGATTTGTGACCGGGGCGGATGATATTCCGTTCTGA
- a CDS encoding alpha-hydroxy acid oxidase: protein MDLHTRYPALSDLRARAKRRLPHFVWEFLDSGTGRDKTKAHNREALDAIRFLPSILHGEITPNLGASLLGQDFALPVGVAPVGMSGLVWPGAERHLARMAALENIPYVLSNVASQTPEDMHGHAADGSWFQLYPPRDEDIRTDMLRRVRAAGFTTLVMTVDLPAGSRRERQARSGLTHPPRLTPRLLAQVALRPSWALGMAQQGMPRMRFIDDYSPKTKGLPVNAHVGYLLRTSPNWDYLRWVRDAWEGPMIVKGVLRAEDATRLESEGVDAIWVSNHAGRQFDAAPASITQLPQIRAATTLPLILDSGIETGLDILRAFAFGADLVMLGRGWHYALAALGAAGPAHLADILREDLKSNMGQLGLTRLKEASERLIPSTSG, encoded by the coding sequence ATGGACCTGCACACCCGATATCCTGCGCTCAGCGACCTGCGCGCCCGCGCCAAGCGCCGACTGCCGCATTTCGTGTGGGAGTTTCTCGATAGCGGCACCGGGCGGGACAAGACCAAGGCGCATAACCGCGAGGCGCTGGATGCGATCCGCTTCCTGCCGTCGATCCTGCACGGGGAGATCACGCCGAACCTGGGTGCCTCGCTTCTGGGACAGGATTTCGCCCTGCCCGTGGGGGTGGCGCCGGTGGGCATGTCAGGGCTGGTCTGGCCTGGGGCCGAACGGCATCTGGCGCGCATGGCCGCGCTTGAGAACATCCCTTATGTGCTGTCCAATGTGGCCAGCCAAACGCCGGAAGACATGCACGGCCATGCCGCCGATGGCAGCTGGTTTCAGCTCTATCCGCCGCGCGATGAGGACATTCGCACCGACATGCTGCGCCGGGTGCGGGCGGCCGGGTTCACCACGCTGGTGATGACCGTGGACCTGCCCGCCGGCAGCCGCCGCGAGCGGCAGGCGCGCTCGGGTCTCACCCACCCGCCGCGGCTGACCCCTCGGCTTCTGGCCCAGGTCGCGCTGCGGCCGTCCTGGGCGCTCGGGATGGCGCAACAGGGTATGCCGCGGATGCGCTTCATCGACGATTATTCGCCCAAGACAAAAGGCTTACCAGTCAATGCGCATGTGGGTTATCTGCTGCGCACCTCGCCGAACTGGGACTATCTGCGCTGGGTGCGCGACGCGTGGGAAGGTCCGATGATCGTCAAGGGGGTCCTTCGGGCCGAGGATGCCACAAGGCTGGAAAGCGAGGGGGTCGATGCGATCTGGGTGTCCAACCATGCCGGGCGACAGTTCGATGCCGCACCGGCCAGCATCACGCAGCTGCCGCAGATACGCGCCGCCACGACGCTGCCGCTGATCCTCGACAGCGGAATTGAGACCGGGCTTGATATCCTGCGCGCCTTTGCGTTCGGGGCCGACCTGGTCATGCTCGGGCGCGGTTGGCATTATGCCCTCGCGGCGCTGGGGGCGGCGGGCCCTGCGCATCTGGCCGATATCCTGCGCGAAGACCTCAAATCCAACATGGGTCAGCTTGGGCTGACCCGGCTCAAAGAGGCAAGCGAGCGGCTGATCCCGTCCACGAGCGGGTAG
- a CDS encoding pyruvate carboxylase, whose translation MADFKKILIANRGEIAIRIMRAANEMGKKTVAVFAEEDKLGLHRFKADEAYRIGEGLGPVAAYLSIEEIIRVAKLSGADAIHPGYGLLSENPDFVDACDANGITFIGPKAETMRALGDKASARRVAIEAGVPVIPASEVLGDDMDLIRKQADEVGYPIMLKASWGGGGRGMRPINGPEELEEKVLEGRREAEAAFGNGEGYLEKMITRARHVEVQILGDKHGNMYHLYERDCSVQRRNQKVVERAPAPYLTDAQREEICELGYKICKHVNYECAGTVEFLMDMDSGAFYFIEVNPRVQVEHTVTEEVTGIDIVQAQIKIAEGKTLLEATRKASQEEVQLNGHAIQTRITTEDPQNNFIPDYGRITAFREATGMGIRLDGGTAYSGGVITRYYDSLLVKITAHAQTPQGAIARMDRALREFRIRGVSTNIAFVENLLKHPTFLSNEYTTKFIDTTPELFQFSKRRDRGTKVLTYIADITVNGHPETANKPKPPADLKLPRPPRTPLDAPPLGTRNMLEQKGAKAVADWMLAQKQLLITDTTMRDGHQSLLATRMRSFDMIRVAPAYAHKLPQLLSMECWGGATFDVAYRFLQECPWQRLRDLRSAMPNLLTQMLLRASNGVGYTNYPDNVVREFVRQAAETGVDVFRVFDSLNWVENMRVAMDAVIESGKICEGTVCYTGDILDPDRAKYDLKYYVGMAKELEAAGAHVLGLKDMAGLLKPASAKVLIRALKQELSIPVHFHTHDTAGAASASILAASDVGVDAVDCAMDAFSGNTSQATLGTVVSALKNTERDTGIDMDAVREISDYWEEVRTQYRAFETGMQAPSSEVYLHEMPGGQFTNLKAQAASLGLEDRWPEVARTYADVNQMFGDIVKVTPSSKVVGDMALMMVAQGLTREDVEDPDTDVAFPDSVVDMMRGNLGQPPGGFPETILAKVLKGESPNTERPGAHLEPVDLEATRKDLSEQLEGKPVDNEDLNGYLMYPKVFLDYMGRHRTYGPVRTLPTRTFFYGMEPGEEISVEIDPGKTLEILLQAVGETQDDGEVRVFFELNGQPRVIRVPNRLVKSQTAQRPKAEPGNENHIGAPMPGVVASVAVSVGQEVKADDLLLTIEAMKMETGIYAERDAKVKAVHVQAGGQIDAKDLLIELE comes from the coding sequence ATGGCTGACTTCAAGAAAATCCTGATAGCGAACCGCGGCGAGATTGCCATCCGGATCATGCGGGCCGCCAATGAGATGGGCAAGAAGACCGTCGCCGTCTTTGCCGAAGAGGACAAGCTGGGCCTGCACCGGTTCAAGGCCGATGAAGCCTACCGGATCGGTGAGGGGCTGGGGCCGGTGGCGGCCTATCTGAGTATTGAAGAGATCATCCGCGTGGCCAAGCTGAGCGGGGCGGACGCGATCCACCCCGGCTATGGCCTTCTGTCTGAGAACCCGGATTTCGTGGATGCCTGCGACGCCAATGGCATCACCTTCATCGGCCCCAAGGCCGAGACCATGCGCGCGCTTGGCGACAAGGCCAGCGCCCGGCGCGTGGCCATTGAGGCAGGCGTGCCGGTGATCCCCGCCTCCGAGGTGCTGGGCGACGATATGGACCTGATCCGCAAGCAGGCCGACGAAGTGGGCTATCCGATCATGCTCAAGGCCTCCTGGGGCGGCGGCGGGCGCGGGATGCGGCCCATCAACGGCCCGGAAGAGCTTGAGGAAAAGGTGCTTGAGGGCCGCCGCGAGGCCGAAGCCGCCTTTGGCAATGGCGAAGGTTATCTGGAAAAGATGATCACCCGCGCGCGCCATGTCGAGGTGCAGATCCTGGGCGACAAGCACGGCAATATGTACCACCTTTATGAGCGCGACTGCTCGGTGCAGCGGCGCAACCAGAAAGTGGTGGAACGCGCCCCTGCCCCCTATCTGACCGACGCCCAGCGCGAAGAGATCTGCGAGCTTGGGTACAAGATCTGCAAACATGTGAATTATGAATGCGCGGGCACGGTCGAGTTCCTGATGGATATGGACAGCGGCGCGTTCTATTTCATCGAGGTGAACCCGCGCGTGCAGGTGGAGCACACGGTCACCGAGGAAGTCACCGGCATCGACATCGTGCAGGCCCAGATCAAGATCGCCGAAGGCAAGACCCTTCTGGAAGCCACCCGCAAGGCCAGCCAGGAGGAGGTGCAGCTCAACGGGCACGCGATCCAGACCCGGATCACCACCGAGGACCCGCAAAACAACTTCATCCCCGATTATGGCCGCATCACCGCCTTCCGCGAGGCCACGGGCATGGGCATCCGCCTTGATGGCGGCACGGCCTATTCGGGCGGGGTGATCACGCGCTATTACGATTCGCTGCTGGTCAAGATCACCGCCCACGCGCAAACGCCCCAAGGGGCGATTGCCCGGATGGACCGCGCCCTGCGCGAGTTCCGCATCCGCGGCGTGAGCACCAACATCGCCTTTGTCGAGAACCTGCTCAAGCACCCGACCTTCCTGAGCAATGAATACACCACGAAATTCATCGACACGACGCCCGAGCTGTTCCAGTTCTCCAAGCGGCGTGACCGGGGCACAAAGGTTCTGACCTATATCGCGGATATCACGGTGAACGGGCATCCGGAGACGGCCAACAAACCGAAGCCGCCCGCAGATCTGAAACTGCCGCGCCCGCCGCGCACCCCGCTTGATGCGCCGCCCCTGGGCACGCGCAATATGCTGGAGCAGAAAGGCGCCAAGGCGGTGGCCGACTGGATGCTGGCGCAAAAGCAGCTTCTGATCACCGACACGACCATGCGCGACGGGCATCAGTCGCTGCTGGCCACACGGATGCGCTCGTTTGACATGATCCGGGTGGCGCCCGCCTATGCGCACAAGCTGCCACAGCTTCTTTCGATGGAATGCTGGGGCGGGGCGACCTTCGATGTGGCCTATCGGTTCCTGCAGGAATGCCCCTGGCAGCGCCTGCGCGATCTGCGGTCGGCCATGCCCAACCTGCTGACGCAGATGCTGCTGCGCGCCTCCAATGGCGTGGGTTACACCAACTATCCCGATAACGTGGTGCGGGAATTCGTGCGCCAGGCGGCCGAGACGGGCGTCGATGTGTTCCGCGTCTTCGACTCACTCAACTGGGTAGAAAACATGCGCGTGGCCATGGATGCCGTCATCGAAAGCGGCAAGATCTGCGAGGGCACCGTGTGCTATACCGGCGATATCCTCGACCCGGACCGCGCCAAGTATGACCTGAAATACTATGTCGGCATGGCCAAAGAGCTGGAAGCGGCAGGCGCGCATGTGCTGGGGTTGAAGGACATGGCGGGGCTACTCAAGCCCGCCTCGGCCAAGGTGCTGATCCGAGCGCTCAAGCAGGAGCTGTCGATCCCGGTACATTTCCATACGCATGACACGGCGGGGGCGGCCTCGGCCTCGATCCTGGCGGCGTCGGATGTGGGCGTCGATGCGGTCGACTGCGCGATGGACGCGTTTTCGGGGAACACCTCGCAGGCGACGCTGGGAACGGTTGTCTCGGCGCTCAAGAACACCGAGCGCGACACCGGCATCGACATGGACGCGGTGCGCGAAATCTCGGATTACTGGGAAGAAGTGCGGACGCAATACCGTGCCTTCGAGACCGGGATGCAGGCCCCCTCCTCCGAGGTTTACCTGCATGAGATGCCCGGCGGGCAGTTCACCAACCTCAAGGCACAGGCCGCCTCCCTCGGGCTCGAAGACCGCTGGCCCGAAGTGGCGCGCACCTATGCGGATGTGAACCAGATGTTCGGCGATATCGTGAAGGTGACGCCGTCCTCGAAGGTGGTGGGTGACATGGCGCTGATGATGGTGGCGCAGGGGCTCACGCGCGAAGACGTGGAAGACCCTGACACCGACGTGGCCTTCCCCGACTCGGTCGTCGACATGATGCGCGGCAATCTGGGCCAGCCGCCCGGCGGCTTCCCCGAGACGATCCTGGCCAAGGTTCTGAAGGGCGAAAGCCCCAACACAGAACGCCCCGGCGCACATCTGGAGCCCGTGGACCTTGAAGCCACGCGCAAGGACTTGTCGGAGCAATTGGAAGGCAAGCCGGTGGATAACGAGGACCTCAACGGATACCTGATGTATCCCAAGGTCTTCCTCGACTACATGGGCCGCCACCGCACCTATGGACCGGTGCGCACCCTGCCCACGCGCACCTTCTTCTATGGCATGGAGCCGGGTGAAGAGATCAGCGTCGAAATCGACCCCGGCAAGACACTGGAAATCCTGTTGCAGGCCGTGGGCGAGACGCAGGATGACGGCGAGGTGCGGGTGTTCTTCGAACTGAACGGCCAGCCCCGGGTCATCCGCGTGCCGAACCGTCTGGTCAAATCGCAGACCGCGCAGCGGCCCAAGGCAGAGCCGGGCAACGAGAACCATATCGGTGCCCCGATGCCGGGGGTGGTTGCCAGCGTCGCGGTCAGCGTGGGCCAGGAGGTCAAAGCCGACGACCTTCTGCTGACCATCGAGGCGATGAAGATGGAAACCGGCATCTACGCCGAGCGCGACGCGAAGGTCAAAGCGGTGCATGTGCAGGCCGGTGGCCAGATCGACGCCAAGGATCTGCTGATCGAGTTGGAATAG